The genomic segment TTGATCATATTTACAGTAAAAGTGCTACTCAAGATgcatttttaagtatttaaggtAATTCTGTTTTCTATGACCCTTTCGAGATCTCACCATGAGTCAAAGGACTAACTACATCATGACCTCGCAAGAAAGGGATCACACAGCTGTGGACGGAGCAGACGGGGAGCTGTCAGCACCGGAGAACCCAGCTGGCGAGCACAAAATAGCAGAAAGGAGACTTGTTGAAAGCCTTTTAGATACCAGCGAGGAGAACTTCTTGAATGAGAAGGAGCTAAATGAGTTCCATTGTTACTCTGGTTGGGAGGATGCTGTAAGTGATCCAATATCCTGTTACTGTACCTCTCTTAATTTGTTACCTATATGTAGTTGCAAATGTTGTTTTTAAGTAGCCTAAGTGTCTTCTATGTCACAGTTTGGACTCAGTGATAAATTGAACAAGTATTTACGCGCCTTCcctaattcttatttttttgtggtttttttacACTTATGTGTTTCAGATaatcaaattttaatattagtcaATGATAACCctagtaaatacaaaatgcaactTTTAAACAATTATTAATTCATTAAGGGAAAAGGGCTATCCATATCTATCTGCTCCAATTGACATTTGCCAGTCTGGAAAGAGTTGCAAAatcatttctaaggctttgggagtGCAGTGAAAGACAGTGAGAGCCAGTTTCCataaatggagaaaacttggaatGGATGACTCATGTAGGAGGTCATAAAAGACctcagaacaacatctaaagaactgcaggcctcattTGCCAAGGTTAAgatcagagttcatgattcaacaacaAGAAAGAcagtgggaaaaaaagacatCCATGAGAGAGGTCCAAGGAGAAAATCATTCCTgaacaaaaagaacacaaaggctctCCTCAAATTTGCCAGAAAAACATCTCAATGATTCTCAGAAgttttgggaaaatattttgTAGAGTGGAAGGTTTGCATTCCATTACATCTGATGTAAAGCGAACACAGAGTTTTATAAGAAGAACATCATATTagcagtcaaacatggtggtggtaatGTGATGATCTGGGTACGATGAGctgaaacacaccagcaagtccccctctgaatggtttaaaaaaacaaaaacaaaatgaaggtttCATAGTGGCCTAGTGAGTCTTAAATCAGATTGGGATATGTTGACATGACATGACCATTGATCCCTGAAAACGTTTctgtgtggctgaattaaaacaattctgtaAATAAGACTGGATCAAAATTCtaccacagtgatgtgaaagactcattccccgctgccaagggtggcacaaTCAGTTAAtaggtttagggggcaattATTTTTTCACATAGAGTGAGAGCGATTTGGATaactatttttcttaaaaaatcaTCACTTAACAACTAATGACCTTTGTCTGATATTAATATTGATTATCTGAAACATCTAAgtatgacaaatatgcaaaagaaaactttttttggTCACATTTTATAATGATGGACAGAATCTGACTTTTTTGCAGTAAAGTAAACTGTAGCTGCTGATGTCAGTGGCTCCAACTTTCGCCTTGCATTTTTGAAGTTGATTAGTCACTATCAGCATCATATTGATGGAAAAGACAGCAAAGCTATTTAGCCAGCATACACAGTGTCTAATCTAAATGGAATATCTTCATTCGCGTATTAGTAATCACATCTGTGCTTTTACTGCTTTCCTCCTATTTGCATGTTTCTTACTTGATTCAAGTAAGTATTTTTACTTTGTGATTTTCAGCTTTAAACATATccaaacttaacaaaaaaacttGGTTTTGCAACAGGTTTATGGTTGGGCCAGAGTTGTTCCCCTGAGCTGCATACTTTTGACTTCAAACGCATACAAGAAACCAAAGCATAAGGAGGCTGACAATGGAACTCCTTCATCTGATGACCCAGTACCTTCTAATGGAGACAGCTCAGTCAGCATTACAGAGCAGCACTGTGAGTCTCATGCAGGCCTggataattttaagaagtttgtgTCAGTAAATCAGCAGACAGGATCTTGGAGTCAAACTCCTATGGCAGCTCAACAGACAGATGCTGCAGAATGTCCTTTCCTTAAAGCCATGCAGAGAAATCAGACACATCTCTTACTGGAAGAAAAGATATATGAGAGGGGGATGGATAAAGACACACTTTCTCAGCATCACCATCTGTCTTCAAAATATTCTGTGCCAGAGAACAAGCCTGCTAAACCTCGGAAACATAGTCATCGTCCCAATAACAGAGTGGTTCCCATTAAAAACTTCACATTTCTACCACCTATTAAACCACCTCACCTGATTGCCAAGGCCAGTGATCATCTCTGTAGACACAAGAAGACTCCAGAGAAACAAACCTCAGAGAAAAACTGTTTCCTTTTAGACAAGCAGTGTGGAACAAGGGGAACTAGAGTGGACACTGCTACTAATTCAGATatttccactttctctgcagcgCTGACCTCCAAGTACCAGACATTTTGGCAAAACCCTCACAATGTTTTGATACCAAGAGGTATTGAATACAATGTCTTCCAAACCTGACTCAATGCACGTCTCTCAAAAGGAATTTCACAAATCCAAATGCACCCTGTAGAGCTGCCTCTTCTCTGCCTCACTTCACTTTTAAGCTGAATGAGGCATGTGAAATAAAAATCTGTCATGTGAACATTTAACCCTTAGATGCACAcgtggggtcaaaaatgaccccatgggttgtttttcttcaaaatctttaaaatgcaaagttgtaatatattcatattccaggtattcctcataaaacatgtttgtaacATGAggccatttgcatttttatttattttttcattaattaaaaaaaaatgcagattttgTATCACTATCCCACTCTTCCACAAGTGGGGTCGAAAATGACCCCAAGCAGTTACTATGGAATCTTCTATGAAACTTTCATTCTTAGCAACTCTGACTGACCCACTTACACTTCTGATGGATCAAGAATTAATTTTTACACAGTAACATACATGATTTATAGTCAGggctgcacataagtggtccgcaggtgtgcattcgctgtcaaaattaaAGTATTCTCGGAAATTcagagaatacgcgcttcttttgtggtggaggaacaccaaagtaattgcttacaGAGGTTGCTtattcgacatctttaagagttctgaacaaatgtctgtcctcctccagaacatCTAATGTACGGAAACAAGCGTTCCAACTTCACTGTAAGAAATGTACATAAAAATTACAGTAAATAACTGCGAAATGGCAACGGTAAATGACCATTAAATCCAAAAAAGTAGATAATTGTAATATTTATGTTGAATCACTGTAAATTGAAAAATGGTAAATTGCTTTAATTTTTGCACTGCTAAAATGTTTAAAGtacattaatgtacagtaataTGGCCCATTGTCTttgaaaacaacaagaaaaatttgtaacattatttacatttaatcACCCTATAATTTACGTAATAATTCTGTATGAATATAACAGTCTTTTCTGTTATAATCATTTGACAACTGTATATTAATCACCAAAAACATACCGTACTTTTAACTGTACCAAAAAGTCAAAACATTGTTAGAATTATTGTGAAAACtacggtaaaaaaaaataaaaaaaaattaagaagcTCAAGCTGCTTAATAAAACAGTATATCTTAGTAGTAAATATGGTCAGTTACTGCAATTAAAAAATGTCTATATACTTTTTAGTTCTACAGTCTCTCTTAGTATAAAACACAAGTATtcacaatgaaaattaaaattctGGCATATTTAATGGCAAAAGGACATCTGctacagtggcccctagagacaaagcacatgcaaactccaaaacacgtacaaactccaaagcacgtacaaattcctAAGCACGTATAAATCCCGAAGCACGTATAAATTCTGAAGCACATACAAACggcaaagcacgtacaaactccaaaacacgtacaaattccGAAGCATGTACAaattccgaagcacgtacaaactgcaaagcacgtacaaattccaaaaactcaaaaacacgtacaaactccgaagaaCGTACAAAttctgaagcacgtacaaattgcaaagcacgtacaaactcaaaaacacgtacaaacttcgaagcacgtacaaactccaaaacacgtacaaactccaaagcatgtacaaactccaaaacacgtacaaattccgaagcacgtacaaattccgaagcacgtacaaattccgaagcacgtacaaactccaaaacatgtacaaactccgaagcacgtacaaactccaaaacacgtacaaactccaaaacacgtacaaattctgaagcacgtacaaactgcaaagcacgtacaaattctgAAGCACGTACAGACTCTaaaacacgtacaaattccaaagctCGTACTTTGCAGTTTGTACGTATTTTGGAGTTAGTACATGCTTTGGTGTTTGTagatgttttggagtttgtacgtgtttttgagtttgtacgtgctttacATAGGTCAATGTTTAATTTTGTTGAATGTATATTATTCACGGACAAGGTcaattttttgtaatttttgtaattatcatttttgttttttgacactGTTATGAACAAATTTATTAATCTGAGCAATAAataagaggttaaaaaaaagagtagaAATTTATGTGCATTGTGGTACACATGAGTCCTAGCACTTTTTCTTCAGAAAACTGAGCAGGTCTGGTTTTTCTGACAGCAGACAGGCCCTTTCTTGGCATATGGTGTCCGCCAGCAGTTGAAAGGCAGAGTTGTGTGGGAAAGAGCAGCATAAATTAAGTGACTTAAGTGACAATAAATAAGTGACTTTGTCGCTACAATTAgtgactttttctggtgttattggagactttTGGAGTGTCTGACATGAAGCATCTATCATTCTTGTACTTCTACTTCGTCTCTAATCTTCTCTCCAAGCAGTGGAGCTTCTGTGGGCTCCTCTCCCATCCCAGAGAGCTGACAGGCGGTCAGTACTCATGCTGTAGTTGGAGTGGATGTTTACCTCACTGCATCCAGTACCAACCTAATGAGGTATCTTTATGTTCACATTGCAATGCATCATAGTCATTGTATAATCACTATGCAATGAATAGTGTCAGCTGTATTAAATGTGAGACTGTAAATTTGCTTGATTGAATGTAcacgtttattttttttaaatggccagTTTGCTTTATTGTGCTTTGTATTTGCTTTCAGGGTGCAAGGAAAGAACGCCAGAACATCAGAGACTGGTTTCCATGTTGAAAGCCCTCTACTATCAAGTctggataaaaagaaacattgtCAGACACCACCGCAAGTATCAAGTGTTATGAATTTTATTTGACTGTTTATTaagtacttttttgtttttggtgctATTAAGTTTAATATTAGTTAGGTTAGGTTAGGTTAATGCATTTGTAGTCgttgattttattatttaatattaacagTTTAATGTACTCATCATTTCTATTGGTCTTTATTAATGTTTCTatcaaaatataacaaaaagtgTAAGTACAGGTTATGCCAATCAGCAGTCTTATGTTTATTACCTCATTTGTTGGACCTTAATTTTTTAGGCAGTGTTCTGGCTGCAACAGCTGCACATAATTTAATGTAACTCTGAacttttgaattaaaaaaaggatTGTATTATACAGCTGTTCTGTGCTTTTTCAAtagattttaacatttatttcaaTGGTAATTATTGTGAAAAAAGCAGCAGTTCATTGTGAATTTTACATTTGTCAACAAAGTATACCGTTATGTATTCTGCATTATTGCTATATTTTCCACGGTGAAAttctggcaaccacagctgccagtAATTTGCCGTAATATTGAACTTTTTTATAGTTATTTTATACAGTTTCACTGTATTTAACAATACAAATCTGTAATCAGGTTAACggaatttctgctgttttcacatGAATTACCATTAACAGGTTTATGGTTCTATATTGTGAATTTTACATTGATCAATGAAGTATACCGTTATGTATTCTGCATTATCACTATATTTTTCACGGTGAAAttctggcaaccacagctgccagtAACTTACCCTAATATTGAACTTTTTAATATTATACCGTATTATTTTATACAGTTCCACTGTATTTAACAATGCAAGACTGTAATCAGGTTAATAGAATTTCTGTTGTTTCCACTTGAATCAACCATGAACAATTTcacaattaatttttttaattaatagttATTTACTGTGAATTTTATGGTTACAAGAATTGTATACCGTTTTGTGTTCTACatttaaaatctattttttacggtgaaattctggcaaccacagctgccagtAATTTACCgtaataataacatttttaatatcATACCGTATTATTTTATACAGTTTcattatatttaataaagtaAGACTGTAATCAGGTTAACGGAATGTCTGTTGTTTTCACATGAATTACCCAtaaacaattttacaatttacagttatttactgtaaaaaaaatattattatttactgtGATATTTAAGGTTACCAAAATAGTATACCGTTTTGTGTTCtacatttacaatttatttttcaCGGTGAATTActggcaaccacagctgccagtAATTCACCGTAAAttcttcaattttttttttacagtgttctTATCTGGtacgcgtcttttattttgacatcgAATGTGCACCTGCGGACCATTTATGTGCAGCCCTGTTTATAGTTTCCTGTGCATTTCAAACATTGtcctttctgatgttttttttaaatatttaaagtaacTCGCTGTTTCTTGCACTTTGATGACAAGAGGACCAGAGCCTACCGactgaaaacaaaccacatGGCAGCCTTCTGCTACATATGGGGCCTGTTCCTGGTCAACAGCAGGCAGAAATTCATCCTCAGTGATTGTGTTACAGTGGATGAACAACTTGTGCCTTTCAGAGGGAAGACCCAGCTTCTGCAGTATATGCTGCGCAAGCATACAAAAGTGATACAAGTGATACAAAAAGTGcaatttcttaaaattaatgaaaaaataaataaaaatgcaaagagcctcatgtcacaaacatgttttatgaggaatacctcaaatatgaaaatattacaactctttgttttaaagattttgaagaataaCAACCAAGTTTATAGCAAAATGCATTGTTtctatttggggtcatttttgaccccacttgTGGAAGAGTGTAGGTATTGGTAGGTTGTGCATCCAAGGGTTAAGTATGCAGTAATTTTAGTTTCTCAGGTACAACTAAGCAAAGGCAACATCTTTTATTATAAAGGGCATCCTGTCTGTCACCCTCACTCAATCACATTTCCATTAAAATACACTTAGCTGGAAGAAGAAATTCAGCCTGGCATAATAGTAGCACTGGTGGTCgctaatatttttaaatttgagcAGACTACAACTTGGCCAGAACTTTAACATCGCACTGCAGCTCGTTTCTCATAATATAAACTGTGGCCAAACTATTGCATCTGCTTAATACAGTTTAACTTTTATATTAGTAAACAAGGGATTGGTAATTGTTATGGATTATGGGTGGAGCCAGGGTTCTTTCTAAAAATGCCAAGGGTCATGTTGGTTTCCAAGGTCAACATGACTCATGGCCTGTTTTCAGTCAGTTGTTATAATACTGTTTAAGCTGTGGCAATTTTGTTACcttattacatttatttgtatTGCTCTAATTCTTTTCCCTACCTACATAGATGTAAAATAAATGCACAGGCCTGGATTTAGTAGGTTTATACAGGGCAGGTTGTAACTGcatcaaaagaagaaaaaaggtaCAATATTATaaaggtttttttgtgtttttttagaaaaagctAATAGTGCAAAATTTGTTTCGCACAACCAAATCTTAAGAGACGATGACATCATGTGTGCAATTGTAATACTGAACTCAAGATCACTTGAATAAAAGATGTATGACCGACTTatgaccttttttaaaaaaaaaaacattgatcatGTTTGTCCATCTTTCAGCAACTACTTTCCTATTTttgttttggggaaaaaaaatgagcACAGTCAACACTTGCCAGCAGTTTATTAACGACATCTACAATCTATCTTGAACAATAATTAAAGGCAGCCATTAAGTTGACACatgtaggcaacagaaaaatcaaatcaattctgcaaaaacaaatattttgtgcTGGAAAAATATCTGCATGCACTCCCTACAAGGAGAAAGTAAAGCACTGTAACGGACACCTGAAAGTGACATAGCTTTAACCCATTCAAATATAGGCATTTTTCCCCATTCCACTAAACCTGCAAGGAAACAGCTATATTGTATTAGAATTTAGGAATTACAAGTTGGAATTACTGCttcaaaacaaaatgtgttcAGACTTCATAGGCGTGAAACCTTACTAAAATAGCGAAATTATCCATAAACCAACTGGGAATagtgacagaaacaaaaaacaaaaagaacccAAAGCATAATATGTCTGGGCACAGTGTCATTATTGTGTACATTCTTCAGATTTAATAAACATCCATAAAGTGTAATGACATTAAACACTATTCATTTAAGATGTGATGGAATCAAAGTAATTCTTTTCAATCAAATGCTGCAAAGGAATATTTTCATGTGACAGCGTAAATCTTTCCATAAACATGAAGGAGATGCATTCTCACATTGCATGCAATCACGATAAAAACACCAATACTAAACAgataaaacatgcaaaacaaagactgaaagGATTCggatatttttcattgtttattcATCACGATATATTCTAGTATAAACATGACTTTAAAGCAGCAAATTATCTGTAACAGAACTCAAGTTAATACTTGGGTTAAGGCACCAACAcaacaaaaatggaaaataaacaaggcCTATAGCTCTATGTTCTCAGGTAGAACAGTCTCTATGTGGTGCCTATGAGGTAACTGAGGTCACAgtataacaaaaaagaaaaatgggggtggaaaaaaaagttacatttaGTGATTTG from the Oreochromis niloticus isolate F11D_XX linkage group LG1, O_niloticus_UMD_NMBU, whole genome shotgun sequence genome contains:
- the LOC106098010 gene encoding uncharacterized protein LOC106098010 codes for the protein MSQRTNYIMTSQERDHTAVDGADGELSAPENPAGEHKIAERRLVESLLDTSEENFLNEKELNEFHCYSGWEDAVYGWARVVPLSCILLTSNAYKKPKHKEADNGTPSSDDPVPSNGDSSVSITEQHCESHAGLDNFKKFVSVNQQTGSWSQTPMAAQQTDAAECPFLKAMQRNQTHLLLEEKIYERGMDKDTLSQHHHLSSKYSVPENKPAKPRKHSHRPNNRVVPIKNFTFLPPIKPPHLIAKASDHLCRHKKTPEKQTSEKNCFLLDKQCGTRGTRVDTATNSDISTFSAALTSKYQTFWQNPHNVLIPRGIEYNVFQT